In one Mycobacterium heckeshornense genomic region, the following are encoded:
- a CDS encoding M13 family metallopeptidase: MTVEALRSGLDLSFLDTGIRPQDDLFGHVNGRWLAEYQMPPDRASDGAFRQLFDRAEAQVRDLITDAAHTAADPGTDEQRIGDLYASFLDEDTVEQRGVQPLLEELAAIDEAADPDALAGTLGALQRTGVGGGVGAYVDTDAKNSDRYLMHVTQSGIGLPDESYYRDERHAEILAAYPGHIARMFALVYGGEASDHARTADRIVALETKLAAAHWDVVKRRDAELTYNLRTFTEVQAEAAAFNWTRWISMLGSTPEAVAELVVRQPDYLTAFARLWASEDLDDWKHWARWRVIHSRAGMLTDALVREDFAFYGRILTGAERIRDRWKRGVALVQTLMGDAVGKLYVQRHFPPQAKARIDALVDNLREAYRISIEGLDWMTPQTRERALAKLDKFTAKVGYPNKWRDYSGLVIDRADLYGNYRRGCAVNYERELAKLGGPVDRDEWFMTPQTVNAYYNPGMNEIVFPAAILQPPFFDADADDAANYGGIGAVIGHEIGHGFDDQGAKYDGDGNLVDWWTDEDRNEFAARTRALIEQYGDYTPRALGDGHRVNGALTVGENIGDLGGLSIALLAYQLSLNGRQPPVIDGLTGVQRVFFGWAQVWRAKSRDAEAIRRLAIDPHSPPEFRCNGVIRNIDAFYDAFGVTESDALYLKPQQRVRIWN; encoded by the coding sequence GTGACGGTAGAAGCGCTGCGCTCGGGCCTGGACCTGAGCTTTCTCGACACCGGTATCCGACCCCAAGACGACTTGTTCGGCCACGTCAACGGTCGCTGGCTGGCCGAGTATCAGATGCCGCCCGACCGCGCAAGCGACGGGGCATTCCGGCAGCTGTTCGACCGCGCCGAGGCCCAGGTGCGTGACCTGATCACCGACGCGGCGCACACCGCAGCCGATCCGGGCACCGACGAACAACGCATCGGCGACCTTTACGCCAGCTTCCTCGACGAGGACACCGTCGAACAGCGCGGAGTGCAACCACTGCTGGAGGAACTGGCGGCAATCGACGAGGCCGCCGATCCCGACGCATTGGCGGGAACGCTCGGCGCCCTGCAACGCACCGGGGTGGGCGGCGGCGTCGGGGCGTACGTGGACACCGACGCCAAAAACTCGGACCGCTACCTGATGCATGTGACGCAATCGGGTATCGGGTTGCCCGACGAGTCCTACTACCGCGACGAGCGGCACGCCGAGATTCTGGCCGCCTACCCCGGGCACATCGCCCGGATGTTTGCGCTGGTGTACGGCGGTGAGGCCAGCGACCATGCCCGAACCGCGGACCGCATTGTGGCACTGGAGACCAAGCTGGCCGCGGCGCACTGGGACGTGGTCAAACGCCGCGATGCCGAGCTCACCTACAACCTGCGCACCTTCACCGAGGTGCAAGCCGAGGCAGCCGCGTTCAACTGGACCCGTTGGATCAGCATGCTAGGCAGCACACCGGAGGCGGTGGCGGAACTCGTTGTGCGCCAACCAGATTACCTGACCGCGTTCGCACGGCTGTGGGCCAGCGAGGATCTGGACGACTGGAAGCACTGGGCGCGCTGGCGGGTGATCCACTCGCGGGCGGGGATGCTCACCGATGCGCTGGTGCGCGAAGACTTCGCCTTCTACGGGCGCATATTGACCGGCGCCGAGCGGATCCGGGACCGCTGGAAGCGCGGCGTTGCCCTGGTGCAAACCCTGATGGGCGACGCCGTTGGGAAGCTTTACGTGCAGCGGCATTTCCCGCCGCAGGCGAAGGCGCGCATCGACGCCCTGGTGGACAACCTGCGCGAAGCGTATCGGATCAGCATCGAGGGCCTGGACTGGATGACCCCGCAGACCCGCGAGCGCGCGCTGGCCAAGCTGGACAAGTTCACGGCCAAAGTCGGCTACCCGAACAAGTGGCGCGACTACTCCGGACTGGTGATCGACCGCGCCGACCTGTACGGCAACTACCGGCGCGGCTGCGCAGTCAACTACGAGCGCGAATTGGCCAAGCTCGGTGGACCGGTCGACCGCGACGAGTGGTTTATGACGCCGCAAACGGTCAACGCCTACTACAACCCGGGGATGAACGAAATCGTCTTCCCGGCAGCGATTCTGCAACCCCCGTTTTTCGACGCCGACGCCGACGACGCCGCCAACTACGGTGGCATCGGGGCGGTGATCGGACACGAGATCGGGCACGGATTCGACGACCAGGGCGCCAAATACGACGGTGACGGCAATCTGGTCGACTGGTGGACCGACGAGGACCGCAACGAGTTCGCCGCCCGCACCAGGGCGTTGATCGAACAATACGGCGACTACACGCCAAGAGCGCTCGGCGACGGTCACCGGGTCAACGGAGCGTTGACCGTCGGCGAGAACATCGGCGATTTGGGCGGGCTGTCGATCGCGCTGCTGGCCTATCAGCTGTCGCTGAACGGCCGGCAGCCTCCTGTCATCGACGGTCTCACCGGCGTGCAGCGGGTGTTCTTCGGGTGGGCGCAGGTATGGCGGGCCAAGTCGCGCGACGCCGAGGCGATCCGGCGGCTGGCGATCGACCCGCATTCACCGCCAGAGTTTCGGTGCAACGGCGTGATTCGCAACATCGACGCCTTCTACGACGCGTTCGGTGTGACCGAATCCGACGCCCTCTACCTGAAGCCCCAGCAGCGGGTGCGCATCTGGAATTGA
- a CDS encoding hemophore codes for MKMTAATLRHGLFGVLAAAAVGGTAAAVLVVPSASGAQDPCAASEMARTVGSVAKSAGDYLDSHPETNQAMTTILQQPAGPQSVTSLKSYFEANPKVASDLQTISQPLTGLGAKCKLPITIPQVLGLMQGAQNGLPGGLPGAGVQPVAGMPGGAPAAPAAPPPGTGPLPGPAGMSPITAVR; via the coding sequence ATGAAGATGACCGCTGCAACGTTGCGTCACGGGCTTTTCGGCGTGTTGGCCGCCGCCGCGGTAGGCGGTACGGCCGCGGCCGTGCTGGTCGTGCCGTCGGCCAGCGGGGCGCAGGATCCGTGCGCCGCCAGCGAGATGGCAAGGACGGTCGGCTCGGTGGCCAAGTCGGCGGGCGACTACCTCGACTCGCACCCTGAGACCAATCAGGCGATGACCACGATCCTGCAGCAGCCCGCCGGACCTCAGTCGGTGACGTCGCTGAAGAGTTACTTCGAAGCCAACCCCAAGGTGGCCAGCGACCTGCAGACGATCTCGCAGCCGCTGACCGGCCTGGGAGCAAAGTGCAAGTTGCCGATCACGATTCCGCAGGTGCTCGGGCTGATGCAGGGCGCGCAAAACGGTCTGCCGGGCGGCTTGCCCGGCGCTGGCGTGCAGCCGGTTGCCGGAATGCCCGGCGGCGCACCGGCCGCACCGGCGGCCCCGCCACCGGGAACCGGGCCGCTGCCGGGTCCGGCCGGCATGTCGCCGATCACCGCCGTCAGGTAG
- a CDS encoding metal-sensitive transcriptional regulator: protein MASTRGYSSQKDNYAKRLRRIEGQVRGIAKMIEEDKYCIDVLTQISAANSALRSVALSLLDEHLSHCVSRAIAGGDDEADAKIAEASAAIARLVRS, encoded by the coding sequence ATGGCATCGACCCGCGGCTATTCGTCGCAAAAGGACAACTACGCTAAACGGTTGCGCCGCATTGAAGGACAGGTGCGCGGGATCGCGAAGATGATCGAAGAGGACAAGTACTGCATCGACGTCCTCACCCAGATCAGCGCCGCCAACAGCGCCCTGCGGTCGGTGGCGCTGAGCCTTCTTGACGAACACCTCAGCCATTGCGTCAGCCGTGCGATCGCCGGCGGTGATGACGAAGCCGACGCGAAAATCGCGGAAGCGTCGGCCGCGATCGCCCGACTCGTTCGTTCGTGA
- a CDS encoding MFS transporter: MRGADHAPARAGPWTPRIAAQLTVLAAAAFIYVTAEILPVGALPAIARDLHVSVPLVGTLLAWYALVAAVTTIPLVRWTAHWPRRRTLLLTLLCLTASQAISAVAPTFSMLAVGRVLCAITHGLMLSVLAPIATRLVPASHAGRATTMVYVGISLAVVVGSPLTAAMSLLWGWRLAVACITVAAAAVTLAAWAVLPALALTDDQLATVGPRARHHRNRRLLRVSLLTLVAVTGHYISYTYIVVIIRDVVGVHGPNLAWLLAAYGIAGLVAMPVVARPSDRRPKAAVISCMGALWAALFLLTALAFGSPSAVTAVIGTGAIALWGAAANAVSPMMQAAAMRAGADDPDGASGLYMAAFQIGITAGSLAGGLLYERSVPVMLAASALLMGAALSGMAASRQLFAVPALAEQP; encoded by the coding sequence ATGCGCGGCGCGGACCACGCGCCGGCCCGCGCCGGGCCCTGGACGCCCCGGATCGCGGCGCAATTGACGGTGCTGGCGGCCGCGGCCTTCATTTACGTCACCGCCGAGATCCTGCCGGTCGGCGCGCTGCCCGCGATCGCGCGTGATCTGCACGTCAGCGTGCCCCTGGTCGGCACGCTGCTGGCCTGGTATGCGCTGGTTGCCGCGGTGACGACGATTCCGCTGGTCCGCTGGACAGCGCACTGGCCGCGGCGGCGGACGCTGCTGCTGACTTTGCTGTGTCTGACCGCCTCACAGGCCATCTCGGCGGTGGCGCCCACCTTTTCGATGCTGGCGGTCGGTCGGGTGCTGTGCGCGATCACCCACGGCCTGATGCTGTCGGTGCTGGCCCCGATCGCGACGCGGTTGGTCCCGGCCAGCCATGCCGGACGCGCCACGACGATGGTCTACGTCGGCATCAGCCTCGCGGTCGTAGTCGGCAGCCCGCTGACCGCGGCGATGAGCTTGCTGTGGGGCTGGCGGCTGGCGGTCGCGTGCATCACCGTCGCCGCGGCCGCCGTCACGCTGGCGGCCTGGGCGGTACTGCCCGCGCTGGCGCTCACCGACGACCAACTCGCTACCGTGGGCCCCCGGGCCCGCCACCACCGCAACCGGCGGCTGTTGCGGGTGAGCCTGCTCACCCTGGTCGCTGTCACCGGCCACTACATCTCCTACACGTACATCGTGGTGATCATCCGTGACGTCGTTGGCGTGCACGGCCCGAACCTGGCCTGGTTGCTGGCCGCCTACGGGATTGCCGGCCTGGTGGCGATGCCGGTGGTGGCCCGGCCGTCGGACCGTCGACCCAAGGCCGCCGTGATCAGCTGCATGGGCGCACTGTGGGCGGCGCTGTTCCTGCTGACCGCATTGGCATTCGGCTCGCCGAGCGCGGTGACCGCGGTGATCGGCACCGGTGCAATCGCGCTGTGGGGCGCGGCCGCCAACGCCGTGTCGCCGATGATGCAGGCTGCTGCGATGCGGGCCGGCGCCGACGATCCCGACGGCGCGTCGGGGTTGTACATGGCGGCCTTCCAGATCGGGATCACCGCCGGGTCACTGGCCGGCGGTCTGCTCTACGAGCGCAGCGTGCCGGTGATGCTGGCCGCCTCGGCGCTGCTGATGGGCGCCGCGCTGAGCGGCATGGCGGCCAGCCGGCAGCTGTTCGCGGTGCCTGCGCTGGCCGAACAGCCGTAA
- a CDS encoding AI-2E family transporter has translation MPVPEDESVHPLVRKAAAWSWRLLVLLAALVAVLWLIKRLELISVPLALALILSALLLPGVDWLDRHGVHRGLAVFLLLLTGFAAIGGVLAFVVSQFIDGLPGLVNQVTRLIDSTRKWLVEGPVHLSRDQVNNLGNTMTDVLQKNQAKLTSGALSTATTVTEIVTGAFVVLFTLIFFLYGGRNIWQFVVKIFPGEVRDKVHQAGIAGFQSLIGYVRATFLVALVDAAGVGTGLAIMSVPLALPLASLVFLGAFIPLVGAVVSGFLAVVVALIAKGWVYALITLGVIIAVNQLESHVLQPLVMGRAVSIHPLAVVVGISTGGILAGIVGALLAVPTIAFIDRAVRVLLASTPAPEASAGPADGGSTLVHAEPDSVDARPAPAGGDATERGADRS, from the coding sequence ATGCCGGTCCCGGAAGACGAATCCGTTCACCCGCTTGTGCGCAAGGCCGCGGCATGGTCGTGGCGACTCCTGGTGCTGTTGGCGGCCCTGGTGGCAGTGCTGTGGTTGATCAAGCGGCTGGAGTTGATCTCCGTTCCGCTGGCATTGGCGCTGATCCTGTCGGCACTGCTGTTGCCCGGGGTCGACTGGCTGGACCGCCACGGCGTCCACCGCGGGCTCGCGGTGTTCCTGCTGTTGCTGACCGGGTTCGCCGCGATCGGCGGGGTCCTGGCGTTCGTCGTCAGCCAGTTCATCGACGGGTTGCCGGGGCTGGTCAACCAGGTGACGCGCCTGATCGACTCGACCCGTAAGTGGCTGGTCGAAGGTCCGGTGCATCTGAGCCGGGATCAGGTCAACAACCTCGGCAACACGATGACCGACGTGCTGCAAAAGAATCAGGCCAAGCTGACCAGCGGGGCGCTGTCGACGGCCACGACCGTCACCGAGATCGTCACGGGCGCGTTCGTGGTGCTGTTCACGCTGATCTTCTTTCTGTACGGCGGCCGCAACATCTGGCAGTTCGTGGTCAAGATCTTCCCCGGCGAGGTGCGCGACAAGGTCCACCAAGCCGGCATCGCCGGGTTCCAGTCGCTGATCGGTTATGTGCGGGCGACATTCCTGGTGGCGCTGGTCGACGCGGCCGGTGTCGGCACCGGTCTGGCGATCATGAGCGTGCCGCTGGCCTTGCCGCTGGCCTCGCTGGTCTTCCTCGGCGCGTTCATTCCGCTGGTCGGCGCAGTGGTCAGCGGGTTTTTGGCCGTGGTCGTCGCGCTGATCGCAAAGGGCTGGGTTTACGCGTTGATCACGCTGGGGGTGATCATCGCGGTAAACCAGTTGGAAAGCCACGTGTTGCAACCGCTAGTCATGGGGCGCGCGGTGTCGATCCACCCGCTGGCGGTGGTGGTGGGCATATCGACGGGCGGAATACTGGCGGGCATCGTCGGCGCGCTGCTGGCCGTGCCGACCATTGCGTTCATTGACCGCGCGGTCCGGGTGCTGCTCGCATCGACGCCCGCGCCCGAGGCATCAGCCGGGCCAGCCGACGGCGGCAGCACGCTTGTGCACGCCGAACCGGATAGCGTCGACGCGCGGCCGGCACCCGCTGGGGGCGACGCCACGGAGCGTGGCGCAGACCGGAGTTAG
- a CDS encoding lysylphosphatidylglycerol synthase transmembrane domain-containing protein, producing MSGDAPAGNLRQQQEPVRGKYWWIRWVILAIVAIVLAIEVALVWDQLAKAWRSLLSAKWWWLVAAVLAAGASMHSFAQIQRTLLKSAGVRVKQWRSEAAYYAANALSTTLPGGPVLSATFLLRQQRIWGASTLVASWQLVMSGVLQAGGLALLGLGGAFFLGAKNNPFSLLFTVGGFVALLLLGQAVASRPELIDGIGARVLSWVNSVRGKPADTGLEKWRETLTQLEAVSLSRRDLGVAFSWSLFNWIADVACLGFAAYAAGDKASLAGLTVAYAAARAVGTIPLMPGGLLVVEAVLVPGLVSSGMSLPDAISAMLVYRVISWLLIAAIGWAVFFVMFRTENEADPDTIDAGVDGSSSNDNPPRPEPDPADAALPGAQPPANPDRAPGDRRSSPAS from the coding sequence GTGTCGGGTGACGCGCCGGCCGGCAACCTTCGCCAGCAGCAAGAGCCTGTCCGCGGCAAGTACTGGTGGATCCGGTGGGTCATTCTCGCGATCGTGGCGATCGTGCTCGCGATCGAGGTGGCGCTGGTCTGGGATCAGTTGGCCAAGGCCTGGAGAAGCCTGCTGTCAGCCAAGTGGTGGTGGCTGGTCGCCGCGGTGCTGGCAGCCGGAGCGTCGATGCACAGCTTCGCCCAGATTCAGCGCACCTTGCTGAAATCGGCCGGCGTGCGGGTCAAGCAATGGCGATCGGAGGCCGCCTACTACGCCGCCAACGCGCTGAGCACCACGCTTCCCGGCGGTCCCGTCCTGTCTGCGACATTTCTCCTTCGGCAACAACGGATTTGGGGTGCCTCGACGCTGGTGGCGTCATGGCAGCTGGTGATGTCGGGGGTGTTGCAGGCGGGCGGGCTGGCCCTGCTTGGCCTGGGAGGTGCATTTTTCCTGGGCGCGAAGAACAACCCGTTCTCGCTGCTGTTCACCGTCGGTGGTTTCGTCGCGTTACTGCTGCTCGGTCAGGCGGTGGCGTCGCGGCCGGAGTTGATCGACGGCATCGGAGCTCGTGTGCTCTCGTGGGTCAATTCGGTGCGCGGCAAGCCCGCTGACACCGGTCTGGAGAAGTGGCGCGAGACGTTGACGCAGCTTGAGGCGGTCAGCCTGAGCCGGCGCGATCTCGGCGTGGCGTTCAGCTGGTCGCTTTTCAACTGGATCGCCGACGTCGCCTGCCTCGGCTTCGCCGCCTACGCGGCCGGCGACAAGGCGTCGCTGGCCGGCTTGACAGTCGCCTACGCCGCCGCCCGCGCGGTCGGCACGATCCCGCTGATGCCCGGCGGCTTGCTGGTCGTCGAAGCGGTGCTGGTGCCCGGCTTGGTATCCAGCGGCATGTCGCTGCCGGACGCCATCTCGGCGATGTTGGTCTACCGGGTGATCAGCTGGTTGCTCATCGCCGCCATCGGCTGGGCGGTGTTCTTCGTCATGTTCCGCACCGAAAACGAAGCCGACCCCGACACGATTGACGCCGGCGTCGACGGGTCGAGCAGCAACGACAACCCGCCGCGGCCCGAACCGGATCCGGCCGACGCGGCCCTGCCGGGTGCACAACCCCCGGCTAATCCAGACCGTGCGCCCGGCGACCGACGCAGCTCGCCGGCCAGTTAA
- a CDS encoding MMPL family transporter, protein MMRLSSNLRRYRWLVFAGWLLALVPAIYLTTTQSGHLTGGGFEVAGSQSLFVHDQLEDHYPDQGASPLALVAAPRADATYADMNDAVALLKRVAGEVPSVSVVADSRQPAPQPDRPYVVSLRLDFNNTGASDVARKLRDKVGVNGDQPGKIDNGRVRLYVIGQGALSTAAAGNTKHDIAAAERWNLPIILIVLLAVFGSLAAAAIPLALGICTVAITMGLVYLLSTYTTMSVFVTSTVSMFGIALAVDYSLFILMRFREELRAGRQPQEAIDAAMGTSGLAVVLSGMTVVASLTGIYLIDTPALASMATGAILAVAVAMLTSATLTPAVLATFGRAVAKRSALLHWSRRPESTQSRFWARWIGWVMRRPWASALAAAAVLLAMAAPSLSMVLGNSLLRQFDSTHEIRAGVASAAQALGPGALGPVQVLVSFPDGHASSPAHQETLAAIGRELAHAPDIVSVTPPVFADDNSSALLSAVLSVDPEDISARHTVDWIRTHLPEGAGALRVDVGGPTALIKDFDDRVAQTEPLVLVFVALIAFVMLLISIQSVFLAFKGVLMTVLSVAAAYGSLVMVFQWGWLEKLGFERISSIDSTVPPLVLAMTFGLSMDYEIFLLTRIRERFLQSGHTHDAVAYGVSTSARTITSAALIMIAVFIGFAFAGMPLVAEIGVACAVAIAVDATVVRLVLVPALMAMFDQWNWWLPGWLSRILPSVDVEKPLPEVDLGDVVMIPDDIPAPAVPSADLRTVIKSAARLKRLVPDAISVTDPLAFTGCGCDNGGAEDTALTATNVTANTPALARKFVGGLPSRNGVSRGTSRPVHPVTVWRGRLSVALDALETQADAVEPAVERRSPVETTNVQLPTGDRLQIPTGAETLRLKGYLIMCRNSSRDYAEFAELVATMEPETAAMILAGMDRYYCCRQPRREWVASQLVRRLADPHPSDLDDDHWSDPDARAEWEDVRQRCLSVAVAMLEEAR, encoded by the coding sequence ATGATGCGTCTGAGCAGCAACCTGCGCAGATACCGCTGGCTGGTGTTCGCAGGTTGGTTGCTCGCACTGGTGCCCGCGATCTATTTGACGACGACCCAGTCAGGTCACCTCACCGGTGGCGGCTTTGAGGTAGCCGGGTCCCAGTCGCTGTTTGTTCACGACCAACTCGAGGACCACTACCCGGACCAGGGTGCGTCCCCGCTCGCCCTGGTGGCCGCGCCGCGCGCCGACGCCACTTACGCCGACATGAACGACGCCGTCGCCCTGCTCAAGCGGGTCGCCGGCGAGGTGCCCAGCGTGTCGGTGGTTGCCGACTCGCGCCAGCCGGCCCCGCAGCCCGACCGGCCGTACGTGGTGTCGCTGCGGCTGGACTTCAACAACACCGGCGCCAGCGACGTCGCCAGAAAACTGCGGGACAAAGTGGGCGTCAACGGTGACCAACCAGGCAAGATCGACAATGGCCGGGTCCGGTTGTATGTCATCGGGCAGGGCGCGCTGAGCACCGCCGCGGCGGGAAACACCAAACACGACATCGCCGCGGCAGAGCGGTGGAACCTTCCGATCATTTTGATTGTCTTGCTCGCGGTGTTCGGTTCGTTGGCCGCGGCCGCCATCCCGCTGGCGCTGGGCATCTGCACCGTCGCGATCACCATGGGCTTGGTCTATCTGTTGTCGACCTACACCACGATGTCGGTGTTCGTCACCTCGACGGTGTCGATGTTCGGTATCGCGCTGGCCGTCGACTACTCCCTGTTCATCCTGATGCGCTTCCGCGAGGAGCTGCGCGCCGGCCGCCAGCCGCAGGAGGCGATTGACGCGGCGATGGGCACTTCGGGGCTGGCGGTGGTGCTGTCCGGCATGACCGTCGTCGCCTCGCTGACCGGGATCTACCTGATCGATACCCCGGCGCTGGCATCGATGGCCACCGGCGCGATTCTCGCGGTCGCGGTCGCGATGCTGACGTCGGCCACCCTGACACCGGCGGTGCTGGCGACGTTTGGCCGCGCCGTCGCCAAGCGGTCGGCGCTGCTGCACTGGTCGCGCCGGCCCGAGTCCACCCAGTCGCGGTTCTGGGCCCGCTGGATCGGTTGGGTCATGCGCCGCCCGTGGGCATCGGCCCTCGCCGCCGCGGCGGTGCTTCTCGCGATGGCCGCACCGTCTCTGTCGATGGTGCTGGGCAATAGCCTGTTGCGCCAATTCGACTCCACCCATGAGATCCGCGCCGGCGTCGCGTCGGCCGCCCAGGCGCTCGGGCCCGGGGCGCTGGGCCCGGTGCAGGTGCTGGTGAGCTTCCCGGACGGGCACGCGTCGTCGCCCGCACACCAGGAGACACTGGCCGCGATCGGTCGCGAGCTGGCCCACGCTCCCGACATCGTTTCGGTGACACCGCCGGTATTCGCTGACGACAACAGCAGCGCGCTGCTGAGCGCGGTGCTGTCGGTTGATCCCGAAGACATCAGTGCGCGCCATACCGTCGACTGGATTCGCACTCACCTACCCGAAGGTGCCGGCGCGCTGCGGGTCGACGTCGGCGGACCCACCGCGCTGATCAAAGACTTCGACGACCGGGTGGCCCAAACCGAGCCGCTGGTACTGGTTTTCGTCGCGCTGATCGCCTTTGTGATGCTGCTGATCTCGATCCAATCGGTGTTCTTGGCGTTCAAAGGCGTGCTGATGACGGTGCTGTCGGTCGCCGCCGCCTACGGCAGCCTGGTGATGGTGTTCCAATGGGGCTGGCTGGAAAAGCTCGGTTTCGAGCGGATCAGCTCCATCGACAGCACCGTTCCGCCGCTTGTGCTGGCAATGACCTTCGGGCTGTCGATGGACTACGAGATCTTCCTGTTGACCCGTATCCGGGAACGCTTCCTGCAGTCCGGACACACCCACGACGCCGTCGCCTACGGGGTGAGCACCAGCGCCCGGACCATCACCAGCGCGGCGCTGATCATGATTGCGGTGTTCATCGGCTTCGCGTTCGCCGGCATGCCACTGGTCGCCGAGATCGGCGTGGCATGCGCGGTCGCGATCGCTGTGGACGCCACCGTCGTGCGGCTGGTGCTGGTGCCGGCGCTGATGGCGATGTTCGACCAGTGGAACTGGTGGTTGCCCGGCTGGCTGTCACGCATCCTGCCCTCGGTCGACGTCGAAAAGCCGCTGCCCGAGGTCGACCTCGGCGACGTCGTGATGATTCCCGACGACATCCCCGCCCCGGCGGTGCCCAGCGCGGACCTGCGAACGGTGATCAAGTCGGCGGCACGGCTCAAGCGGCTGGTTCCCGACGCGATCTCGGTAACCGACCCGCTGGCCTTCACCGGTTGCGGCTGCGACAACGGCGGCGCCGAGGACACCGCCCTGACCGCTACCAACGTCACGGCCAACACGCCGGCGCTGGCCCGCAAGTTCGTCGGCGGCTTGCCGTCCCGCAACGGCGTCAGCCGGGGCACGTCGCGCCCGGTACATCCCGTCACCGTCTGGCGCGGCCGACTTTCGGTGGCCCTCGATGCGCTGGAGACCCAGGCCGACGCGGTCGAGCCGGCCGTCGAGCGGCGCAGCCCGGTGGAGACCACCAACGTCCAATTGCCCACCGGCGACCGGCTGCAGATCCCGACCGGCGCGGAAACGCTGCGGCTGAAGGGCTACCTGATCATGTGCCGCAACAGCAGCCGCGACTACGCCGAGTTTGCTGAGCTCGTCGCCACGATGGAACCGGAAACCGCTGCGATGATCCTGGCTGGGATGGACAGGTACTACTGTTGTCGACAACCTAGGCGAGAATGGGTCGCCAGCCAGTTGGTCCGTCGGCTCGCGGACCCACATCCGTCTGACCTTGACGACGACCATTGGTCCGACCCGGATGCGCGGGCCGAGTGGGAAGACGTCAGGCAACGCTGCCTGTCGGTAGCTGTGGCAATGCTGGAGGAGGCGAGGTGA
- a CDS encoding L,D-transpeptidase, with amino-acid sequence MSRSTRGTLLAVLSTAGLAAVLAWGPGPALADPDQPPGDPTVVDPGPGDAPPPPPIGPPAPAAGDPVAAPPPADPAAPPSAPIAAAAAPAGPVAGQDPTPFVGEPPFLPPSFNPVNGATVGVAKPIVINFQRPIADQAMAEKAIHISSEPPVPGKFYWMSPTQVRWRPLSFWPAHTIVNIDAAGTKSSFQTGDALVATADDATHMMTVTRNGKVEKTIPMSMGMSAGGHQTPNGTYYVLDKKATVVMDSSTYGVPVNSTYGYKVTVQDAVQFDNSGDFVHSAPWSVADQGVRDVSHGCINISPANARWFFDNFGAGDPIVVKNSVGTYSKNDGSNDWQI; translated from the coding sequence ATGTCGCGATCGACGAGAGGCACGCTTCTCGCCGTTCTCAGCACGGCGGGACTGGCCGCCGTGCTGGCCTGGGGTCCCGGCCCGGCCCTGGCCGACCCCGACCAGCCGCCCGGCGATCCGACCGTGGTCGATCCCGGCCCAGGTGACGCACCGCCACCGCCGCCGATCGGGCCGCCAGCGCCCGCCGCGGGCGATCCGGTGGCGGCGCCGCCTCCCGCGGACCCTGCGGCCCCCCCGTCGGCACCGATCGCGGCCGCTGCCGCACCGGCCGGTCCCGTCGCCGGCCAGGACCCGACACCGTTTGTCGGCGAGCCGCCGTTCCTGCCGCCATCGTTCAATCCGGTCAACGGCGCGACGGTCGGAGTGGCCAAGCCGATCGTCATCAATTTCCAGCGGCCGATCGCCGACCAGGCGATGGCCGAAAAAGCGATCCACATTTCGTCGGAGCCCCCGGTGCCCGGCAAGTTTTACTGGATGAGCCCAACCCAGGTGCGGTGGCGTCCATTGAGCTTCTGGCCGGCCCACACCATCGTCAATATCGATGCGGCCGGCACCAAGTCGAGCTTTCAGACCGGTGACGCGCTGGTGGCTACCGCCGACGACGCCACCCACATGATGACCGTCACCCGCAACGGGAAGGTGGAGAAGACCATCCCGATGTCGATGGGGATGTCGGCGGGCGGGCACCAGACCCCCAACGGGACGTACTACGTGCTCGACAAGAAGGCCACCGTGGTGATGGACTCGTCGACCTACGGGGTGCCGGTCAACTCGACGTACGGTTACAAAGTCACGGTTCAGGACGCCGTGCAGTTCGACAACAGCGGCGATTTCGTGCACAGCGCGCCCTGGTCGGTGGCCGACCAGGGTGTGCGCGACGTCAGCCACGGGTGCATCAACATCAGCCCGGCCAATGCCAGGTGGTTCTTCGACAACTTCGGCGCCGGCGATCCCATCGTCGTCAAGAACTCGGTGGGAACCTACAGCAAAAACGACGGCTCCAACGACTGGCAGATTTAA